A genomic window from Diospyros lotus cultivar Yz01 chromosome 2, ASM1463336v1, whole genome shotgun sequence includes:
- the LOC127794453 gene encoding uncharacterized protein LOC127794453 isoform X1 encodes MSFLTGSSTHSWEPVGTVNTTARSYWLNWRVLLCSIWLLMSVIFASILISRHEARLHSENGSRERQEEEPAAAGLVYEDEVWKPCLKVIHPAWLLAYRVVAFFVLLILLILNADVDGATIFYFYTQWTFTLITIYFGLGSLLSIYGCYHYQNKVGGDSIDGGDFEAGQDTFAATTNASDGAKHLEANQECCARQLAGFWGYAFQIIFQMNAGAVILTDCVFWFVIVPFLAIKDYSLNFLIISMHTVNAVFLLGDTYLNCMRFPWFRIAYFLLWTVFYVVFQWIVHACVSLWWPYPFLELSSSFAPLWYFSVGLMHIPCFAIFALVIKMKHSLLSKHFPHSYQCVRS; translated from the exons ATGAGTTTCTTAACAGGATCATCAACTCATTCATGGGAACCAGTCGGGACTGTTAACACAACAGCCCGGAGTTACTGGCTGAACTGGAGGGTCTTGCTTTGTTCCATTTGGCTCTTGATGTCAGTAATCTTTGCATCAATTCTTATTTCGAGGCACGAAGCTCGACTACATTCGGAAAATGGAAGCAGAGAGAGGCAGGAAGAAGAGCCAGCAGCAGCAGGTCTGGTGTATGAGGATGAAGTTTGGAAGCCATGTTTAAAAGTAATTCATCCTGCCTGGTTGCTGGCCTACCGGGTTGTTGCTTTCTTTGTGCTTCTGATCCTACTCATCCTAAATGCTGATGTTGATGGTGCTACCATATTTTACTTCTACACTCA GTGGACATTTACACTGATAACTATTTATTTTGGG CTTGGATCGTTGCTTTCCATTTATGGATGCTACCACTACCAGAATAAAGTGGGTGGTGATAGTATTGACGGTGGGGACTTTGAAGCTGGGCAAGACACCTTTGCAGCCACTACAAATGCATCCGATGGGGCAAAGCACTTGGAAGCCAACCAAGAATGCTGTGCTCgccaacttgcaggattttggGGCTATGCCTTCCAAATAATTTTCCAG ATGAATGCAGGTGCAGTGATACTCACAGACTGTGTCTTTTGGTTCGTAATTGTACCATTTCTGGCAATCAAAGATTACAGCCTGAATTTT TTGATTATAAGTATGCATACTGTAAATGCTGTGTTCCTGCTGGGTGACACTTACTTGAATTGCATG CGGTTCCCTTGGTTTAGGATTGCGTACTTTTTGCTGTGGACAGTTTTCTATGTCGTTTTCCAGTGGATTGTGCATGCCTGTGTCTCCCTctg GTGGCCCTACCCATTTCTTGAGTTGTCATCTTCATTTGCTCCACTGTG GTATTTCTCAGTGGGTCTGATGCATATACCGTGCTTTGCTATTTTTGCTCTGGTAATCAAAATGAAACACAGCTTATTGTCAAAACATTTCCCTCACTCCTATCAGTGTGTGAGATCATAA
- the LOC127794453 gene encoding uncharacterized protein LOC127794453 isoform X2, which produces MSVIFASILISRHEARLHSENGSRERQEEEPAAAGLVYEDEVWKPCLKVIHPAWLLAYRVVAFFVLLILLILNADVDGATIFYFYTQWTFTLITIYFGLGSLLSIYGCYHYQNKVGGDSIDGGDFEAGQDTFAATTNASDGAKHLEANQECCARQLAGFWGYAFQIIFQMNAGAVILTDCVFWFVIVPFLAIKDYSLNFLIISMHTVNAVFLLGDTYLNCMRFPWFRIAYFLLWTVFYVVFQWIVHACVSLWWPYPFLELSSSFAPLWYFSVGLMHIPCFAIFALVIKMKHSLLSKHFPHSYQCVRS; this is translated from the exons ATGTCAGTAATCTTTGCATCAATTCTTATTTCGAGGCACGAAGCTCGACTACATTCGGAAAATGGAAGCAGAGAGAGGCAGGAAGAAGAGCCAGCAGCAGCAGGTCTGGTGTATGAGGATGAAGTTTGGAAGCCATGTTTAAAAGTAATTCATCCTGCCTGGTTGCTGGCCTACCGGGTTGTTGCTTTCTTTGTGCTTCTGATCCTACTCATCCTAAATGCTGATGTTGATGGTGCTACCATATTTTACTTCTACACTCA GTGGACATTTACACTGATAACTATTTATTTTGGG CTTGGATCGTTGCTTTCCATTTATGGATGCTACCACTACCAGAATAAAGTGGGTGGTGATAGTATTGACGGTGGGGACTTTGAAGCTGGGCAAGACACCTTTGCAGCCACTACAAATGCATCCGATGGGGCAAAGCACTTGGAAGCCAACCAAGAATGCTGTGCTCgccaacttgcaggattttggGGCTATGCCTTCCAAATAATTTTCCAG ATGAATGCAGGTGCAGTGATACTCACAGACTGTGTCTTTTGGTTCGTAATTGTACCATTTCTGGCAATCAAAGATTACAGCCTGAATTTT TTGATTATAAGTATGCATACTGTAAATGCTGTGTTCCTGCTGGGTGACACTTACTTGAATTGCATG CGGTTCCCTTGGTTTAGGATTGCGTACTTTTTGCTGTGGACAGTTTTCTATGTCGTTTTCCAGTGGATTGTGCATGCCTGTGTCTCCCTctg GTGGCCCTACCCATTTCTTGAGTTGTCATCTTCATTTGCTCCACTGTG GTATTTCTCAGTGGGTCTGATGCATATACCGTGCTTTGCTATTTTTGCTCTGGTAATCAAAATGAAACACAGCTTATTGTCAAAACATTTCCCTCACTCCTATCAGTGTGTGAGATCATAA
- the LOC127794453 gene encoding uncharacterized protein LOC127794453 isoform X3, with protein sequence MSFLTGSSTHSWEPVGTVNTTARSYWLNWRVLLCSIWLLMSVIFASILISRHEARLHSENGSRERQEEEPAAAGLVYEDEVWKPCLKVIHPAWLLAYRVVAFFVLLILLILNADVDGATIFYFYTQWTFTLITIYFGLGSLLSIYGCYHYQNKVGGDSIDGGDFEAGQDTFAATTNASDGAKHLEANQECCARQLAGFWGYAFQIIFQMNAGAVILTDCVFWFVIVPFLAIKDYSLNFLIISMHTVNAVFLLGDTYLNCMDCVLFAVDSFLCRFPVDCACLCLPLVALPIS encoded by the exons ATGAGTTTCTTAACAGGATCATCAACTCATTCATGGGAACCAGTCGGGACTGTTAACACAACAGCCCGGAGTTACTGGCTGAACTGGAGGGTCTTGCTTTGTTCCATTTGGCTCTTGATGTCAGTAATCTTTGCATCAATTCTTATTTCGAGGCACGAAGCTCGACTACATTCGGAAAATGGAAGCAGAGAGAGGCAGGAAGAAGAGCCAGCAGCAGCAGGTCTGGTGTATGAGGATGAAGTTTGGAAGCCATGTTTAAAAGTAATTCATCCTGCCTGGTTGCTGGCCTACCGGGTTGTTGCTTTCTTTGTGCTTCTGATCCTACTCATCCTAAATGCTGATGTTGATGGTGCTACCATATTTTACTTCTACACTCA GTGGACATTTACACTGATAACTATTTATTTTGGG CTTGGATCGTTGCTTTCCATTTATGGATGCTACCACTACCAGAATAAAGTGGGTGGTGATAGTATTGACGGTGGGGACTTTGAAGCTGGGCAAGACACCTTTGCAGCCACTACAAATGCATCCGATGGGGCAAAGCACTTGGAAGCCAACCAAGAATGCTGTGCTCgccaacttgcaggattttggGGCTATGCCTTCCAAATAATTTTCCAG ATGAATGCAGGTGCAGTGATACTCACAGACTGTGTCTTTTGGTTCGTAATTGTACCATTTCTGGCAATCAAAGATTACAGCCTGAATTTT TTGATTATAAGTATGCATACTGTAAATGCTGTGTTCCTGCTGGGTGACACTTACTTGAATTGCATG GATTGCGTACTTTTTGCTGTGGACAGTTTTCTATGTCGTTTTCCAGTGGATTGTGCATGCCTGTGTCTCCCTctg GTGGCCCTACCCATTTCTTGA